A single region of the Montipora capricornis isolate CH-2021 chromosome 13, ASM3666992v2, whole genome shotgun sequence genome encodes:
- the LOC138029296 gene encoding uncharacterized protein, translating into MAPFRWPETRHDLALAKEVAQYMPEKPQEWEGIAKRLSEAFSTEAKQVELKGRGCRERMDRILDRYKEENAKTLKRSGTEEEFTELNQLCEDILAFRRDTAELKKKEKQDKKKKEEEDRKKGEEMRKAAVERLAS; encoded by the exons ATGGCACCCTTTCGCTGGCCAGAAACACGCCACGACCTTGCATTGGCCAAAGAGGTTGCTCAGTACATGCCTGAGAAACCACAAGAATGGGAAGGTATAGCCAAGCGACTGAGCGAGGCGTTTTCTACAGAGGCAAAACAAGTGGAACTTAAAGGGAGAGGTTGCAGAGAGAGAATGGACAGAATACTTGATAGGTACAAGGAGGAGAATGCCAAGACTTTAAAGAG ATCAGGCACAGAGGAGGAGTTTACTGAACTAAACCAGCTCTGTGAGGATATATTAGCATTTAGGAGAGATACTGCtgagttgaaaaagaaagaaaaacaggacaagaaaaagaaggaagagGAGGACAGGAAAAAGGGTGAAGAGATGAGAAAAGCAGCTGTTGAAAGATTAGCAAGTTAA
- the LOC138029295 gene encoding uncharacterized protein isoform X1: protein MQWFQKEDMERLLHALELPAYYECVQRTKCTGMEALMILLRRLVYPNRWCDLVPVFGRDEPQLSLIFNKVMDDIYERFNHLLTSLDLVWLDPELFSQAVEAKGAPLHQCWGFIDGTPRPIARPIRNQRIMFSGHKRTHCLKFQSVQAPNGIIAHMFGPIEGRRHDAFMLGVSGLADKLERLQTPTGEPYVIYGDPAYGITRNILAPFRGV, encoded by the exons GTTTCAAAAAGAAGACATGGAACGCCTGTTACATGCATTGGAATTACCAGCATATTATGAATGTGTACAAAGAACCAAGTGTACAGGAATGGAAGCCCTCATGATTCTACTGAGAAGACTTGTGTACCCCAATCGATGGTGCGACCTTGTTCCAGTGTTTGGAAGGGATGAACCTCAACTCAGTcttattttcaacaaa GTGATGGATGATATCTATGAGCGGTTCAATCATTTGCTCACGTCATTAGACCTAGTTTGGCTAGATCCAGAGTTGTTCTCTCAGGCAGTTGAAGCAAAAGGTGCCCCCTTACACCAGTGCTGGGGGTTTATTGATGGGACACCAAGGCCTATTGCACGCCCTATAAGAAATCAGAGAATTATGTTCAGTGGACACAAGAGAACacattgtttaaaatttcag TCAGTACAAGCACCAAATGGCATTATTGCTCACATGTTTGGCCCCATAGAGGGACGAAGGCATGATGCCTTTATGCTTGGGGTCAGTGGTCTTGCTGATAAGCTTGAAAGACTTCAGACACCGACGGGAGAACCATATGTCATATATGGTGACCCTGCATATGGAATAACCCGCAACATTCTAGCACCATTTCGTGGAGTCTGA
- the LOC138029295 gene encoding uncharacterized protein isoform X2, giving the protein MERLLHALELPAYYECVQRTKCTGMEALMILLRRLVYPNRWCDLVPVFGRDEPQLSLIFNKVMDDIYERFNHLLTSLDLVWLDPELFSQAVEAKGAPLHQCWGFIDGTPRPIARPIRNQRIMFSGHKRTHCLKFQSVQAPNGIIAHMFGPIEGRRHDAFMLGVSGLADKLERLQTPTGEPYVIYGDPAYGITRNILAPFRGV; this is encoded by the exons ATGGAACGCCTGTTACATGCATTGGAATTACCAGCATATTATGAATGTGTACAAAGAACCAAGTGTACAGGAATGGAAGCCCTCATGATTCTACTGAGAAGACTTGTGTACCCCAATCGATGGTGCGACCTTGTTCCAGTGTTTGGAAGGGATGAACCTCAACTCAGTcttattttcaacaaa GTGATGGATGATATCTATGAGCGGTTCAATCATTTGCTCACGTCATTAGACCTAGTTTGGCTAGATCCAGAGTTGTTCTCTCAGGCAGTTGAAGCAAAAGGTGCCCCCTTACACCAGTGCTGGGGGTTTATTGATGGGACACCAAGGCCTATTGCACGCCCTATAAGAAATCAGAGAATTATGTTCAGTGGACACAAGAGAACacattgtttaaaatttcag TCAGTACAAGCACCAAATGGCATTATTGCTCACATGTTTGGCCCCATAGAGGGACGAAGGCATGATGCCTTTATGCTTGGGGTCAGTGGTCTTGCTGATAAGCTTGAAAGACTTCAGACACCGACGGGAGAACCATATGTCATATATGGTGACCCTGCATATGGAATAACCCGCAACATTCTAGCACCATTTCGTGGAGTCTGA